One genomic region from Vibrio sp. SCSIO 43137 encodes:
- a CDS encoding RidA family protein, translating to MIETITTNDAPAAIGPYVQAKLINNMLYTSSQLPINPETGKMDDDIAEQTRQSLANVEAIVNQAGMSKSDIIKTTVFVKDLNDFATVNEVYGQFFGETCPARSCVEVARLPLDAKIEIEVIASK from the coding sequence ATGATCGAAACTATTACCACAAATGATGCTCCGGCAGCAATCGGCCCATACGTTCAGGCGAAACTAATTAACAATATGCTGTATACCTCAAGCCAATTACCAATCAATCCTGAAACCGGGAAAATGGATGACGATATTGCCGAGCAGACACGCCAGTCTCTTGCCAATGTTGAAGCTATCGTGAATCAGGCAGGAATGAGTAAGTCCGATATCATCAAAACGACCGTATTTGTGAAAGATCTGAATGATTTTGCCACCGTCAATGAGGTGTATGGTCAGTTCTTCGGAGAAACTTGCCCGGCAAGAAGCTGCGTAGAAGTAGCACGCCTGCCACTTGATGCAAAAATTGAGATAGAAGTTATCGCTTCTAAATAA
- a CDS encoding LysR family transcriptional regulator, whose product MNLKSLQIFATIMKQGSLAKAADHHCLSESAASRQISQLEGQIGFQLFSREKET is encoded by the coding sequence ATGAACTTAAAATCATTACAGATATTTGCAACTATCATGAAGCAGGGATCATTGGCAAAAGCTGCTGACCATCACTGCCTGAGTGAATCAGCGGCAAGCAGACAAATTAGTCAGTTAGAGGGGCAGATAGGATTTCAGCTCTTCTCCCGTGAAAAAGAAACCTAA
- a CDS encoding SLC13 family permease, protein MSSQSLTLDKPEKKRFDKKTIIFFADVLLFIFLLNFLPFEENIVTGLSLLIFVAILWLTEAIHVSISAILVPLLAVGLGVFDTTKALSSFSNPIIFLFLAGFALAAALHRQGLDQAIANKVLTLAKGRMTVATLMLFGVTAIMSMWISNTATTAMMLPMVLGILHKVDPEKERNTYVFMLLGIAYCASIGGIATIVGSPPNAIAAAEVGLSFTEWMSYGVPVTVMLLPLAVITLYLKLKPNLSHTFKVEAKPIEWNGARKATLAIFMLTVALWVFSKPINAMLGGVSKFDTLVAVTAMVLLGVSRVVCWKDIEKSTDWGVLMLFGGGICLSNVLKTSGTSLFLAHSLSEFLNEAGILVTIISVVTFVVFLTEFASNTASAALLVPVFATIAEAMGVSPVILSALIAVSASCAFMLPVATPPNAIVFGSGYITQSDMMRTGLILNIVCIFAITLFSYLFW, encoded by the coding sequence ATGAGTTCGCAAAGCCTTACTCTGGATAAACCAGAAAAAAAAAGGTTCGATAAGAAAACAATTATCTTTTTTGCAGATGTTTTACTATTTATTTTCTTACTGAACTTCTTACCATTTGAAGAGAATATTGTGACAGGCCTGAGCCTGCTGATATTTGTCGCTATTCTTTGGCTGACAGAAGCCATTCACGTCAGTATTTCAGCAATACTGGTTCCCCTGCTGGCTGTCGGCCTTGGGGTGTTTGATACCACCAAAGCACTGAGTAGCTTTTCTAACCCGATTATCTTTCTGTTTCTGGCAGGATTTGCTCTTGCTGCGGCGCTGCATCGTCAGGGACTGGATCAGGCCATTGCCAATAAGGTGCTGACACTGGCGAAGGGCAGAATGACGGTTGCAACCCTGATGCTGTTCGGTGTTACAGCTATTATGTCTATGTGGATCAGTAACACAGCCACTACAGCAATGATGCTGCCAATGGTGCTGGGTATTCTGCATAAAGTCGATCCAGAGAAGGAACGAAATACCTATGTATTTATGCTGCTGGGTATTGCTTATTGCGCCAGTATCGGCGGTATTGCAACCATTGTAGGTAGCCCGCCTAATGCTATAGCCGCTGCAGAAGTAGGGCTTAGCTTTACCGAGTGGATGAGCTACGGCGTTCCGGTTACCGTGATGTTATTACCGTTGGCAGTAATAACGCTTTACCTGAAACTCAAGCCAAACCTGAGTCACACCTTTAAAGTTGAGGCCAAGCCTATCGAGTGGAATGGCGCGCGAAAAGCGACTCTGGCGATCTTTATGCTGACTGTTGCGCTATGGGTATTCAGTAAACCAATCAATGCCATGCTGGGTGGTGTTAGTAAGTTCGATACATTGGTTGCCGTTACTGCAATGGTGCTGCTTGGCGTATCGCGGGTGGTGTGCTGGAAAGATATTGAGAAGTCGACGGACTGGGGCGTACTTATGCTGTTTGGCGGCGGTATCTGTCTTAGTAATGTGTTGAAAACGTCCGGAACCAGTCTGTTCCTGGCGCATAGCTTAAGTGAGTTTCTGAATGAAGCAGGTATTCTGGTTACCATTATCTCAGTGGTTACCTTCGTTGTTTTCCTTACTGAGTTCGCTAGTAACACTGCTAGTGCAGCACTACTGGTTCCTGTGTTTGCTACTATTGCTGAAGCTATGGGTGTATCTCCTGTAATACTCTCTGCATTGATCGCAGTATCGGCTTCATGTGCCTTTATGTTACCGGTAGCGACTCCTCCTAACGCAATTGTGTTTGGTTCAGGCTATATCACTCAGTCCGACATGATGAGGACTGGCCTGATACTCAATATCGTATGCATATTTGCTATTACGCTGTTCTCTTACCTGTTCTGGTAA
- the frdC gene encoding fumarate reductase subunit FrdC has product MSNRKPYVRTMNATWWQKSSFYRLYMIREATVLPLILFTLFLTIGLGSLVKGPQSWQSWLEFMANPIVVAINIVALLGSLFHAHTFFGMMPQVVPVRLKGKLVDKKVIVLSQWAAVAAISLIVLIIV; this is encoded by the coding sequence ATGAGTAATCGAAAACCGTATGTTCGCACCATGAATGCGACCTGGTGGCAGAAAAGCAGTTTCTACCGCCTGTATATGATAAGAGAAGCGACGGTACTGCCGCTGATACTGTTCACCCTGTTTCTGACCATAGGTCTGGGCAGTCTGGTGAAAGGGCCACAGAGTTGGCAGAGCTGGCTTGAGTTTATGGCGAACCCTATTGTGGTGGCGATAAACATCGTGGCGCTGCTGGGCAGTCTTTTCCATGCCCATACCTTCTTTGGCATGATGCCGCAAGTGGTACCGGTTCGCCTTAAGGGCAAACTGGTGGATAAGAAAGTCATCGTGCTGAGCCAGTGGGCGGCAGTGGCGGCGATATCGCTAATCGTACTCATCATTGTATAA
- a CDS encoding LysR substrate-binding domain-containing protein, with protein sequence MYGLDEIPDIVKDIKRMDKTQLRVIGIPRLVRDIMSPAVARMCEENEGTKVHVDIQAMRTLEKWVAGFQFNIGLGRVPAEHPAIITRTFCSLPTVAILPYNHPLSHRSEVTLSDLDGLPLISLIKDTFLAQNISNLFHAEGRTAHPVVEVASSFHACSIVASGYGFTIGDPLAAHSLGDKSVSIVPLKTDFKFDFAFFEPKDFELSDATKLFKQYIEHASQEYCNRHGY encoded by the coding sequence TTGTACGGACTGGATGAGATACCGGATATTGTAAAAGATATCAAACGGATGGATAAAACTCAGCTAAGAGTGATCGGTATCCCACGTCTGGTTCGCGACATTATGTCACCGGCCGTGGCACGAATGTGTGAAGAGAATGAGGGTACCAAAGTACACGTTGATATTCAGGCGATGCGTACATTAGAGAAGTGGGTAGCAGGGTTCCAGTTTAACATCGGACTGGGAAGGGTTCCGGCGGAACATCCGGCTATTATTACCCGTACTTTCTGTTCTCTGCCTACGGTGGCAATTCTTCCTTATAATCACCCTCTGTCCCATCGTTCTGAAGTCACTTTATCTGATCTGGATGGTCTACCGCTTATTTCTCTGATTAAAGATACCTTCCTTGCCCAGAACATCAGCAATCTGTTCCACGCGGAAGGAAGAACCGCTCACCCTGTGGTTGAGGTCGCCAGTTCATTTCATGCCTGCAGTATTGTGGCATCCGGTTATGGCTTTACCATTGGTGATCCATTGGCTGCCCATAGCTTGGGCGACAAGAGTGTTTCAATCGTCCCACTGAAAACGGATTTTAAGTTTGATTTTGCCTTCTTTGAGCCGAAGGATTTTGAATTGAGTGATGCGACTAAGTTATTTAAACAGTATATTGAGCATGCTTCTCAGGAATATTGTAATAGGCATGGTTATTAA
- a CDS encoding DASS family sodium-coupled anion symporter gives MNQTIAKPAPGNMLNNEKESEPFIVAKVIPLALIILVSVIMWQFEPPAGLELTAYHTAIIFIATIAAIVANVLPTGAVAIISLAVYAVMRPGGEVGAKKAIISALSHFDNSLIWLIIIAFMIARAFTKTGLGRRIALVLLSKFGKSSLRVAYCLGIADFLIAPATPSNTARSAIVSPIANSLAKTINESDKKLGKYLISSASAMNDASAIGFQTGFAGNLALVGIASTVAGITLTFSDWAFYLLLPALCLLLITPFILYKVISPETKETPEAPEFAKGELKKMGAMSRSEWKLVGVFVGLIVMWVGGKTLGLHSTTSAFVGLSALLLMGVLSWNDIKSEKGAWDTLIWFAVLMGMASKLKTLGFTGWVGNIVSDTLAHGMGDASATMFLVAMMGFYLFTAYFFASGTAKVVALGPVIIGALMGLGVSPLVSVLAVAGITNLGCNLSTYSHARNPLLIGYGYHSDSEWMKTGLVISISGALIFMTVGLIWWSVLGLI, from the coding sequence ATGAATCAGACAATAGCCAAACCAGCGCCGGGAAATATGCTTAATAATGAAAAAGAATCAGAACCTTTCATTGTTGCTAAAGTTATTCCTCTGGCCCTTATTATTCTCGTAAGTGTGATTATGTGGCAATTTGAGCCACCTGCGGGACTTGAATTAACTGCCTATCACACAGCCATTATTTTCATTGCCACCATTGCAGCTATTGTTGCTAACGTATTGCCAACGGGTGCCGTTGCCATTATCAGCCTTGCTGTTTATGCGGTAATGAGGCCGGGCGGCGAAGTCGGCGCGAAAAAAGCGATAATCAGTGCACTTAGCCACTTTGATAACTCTTTAATCTGGCTGATTATCATCGCGTTTATGATTGCCCGTGCCTTTACTAAAACTGGCCTTGGCCGCCGTATCGCTTTGGTACTGCTAAGCAAGTTTGGTAAGTCATCGCTGCGCGTTGCTTACTGCTTAGGTATTGCAGACTTCCTGATTGCGCCAGCGACACCAAGTAACACAGCGCGCTCTGCCATTGTATCTCCTATTGCCAACTCTCTTGCCAAGACCATCAATGAGTCAGACAAGAAACTGGGTAAATACCTGATCTCTAGTGCCAGTGCCATGAACGATGCATCGGCTATTGGTTTCCAGACGGGGTTTGCCGGTAACCTTGCTTTGGTTGGTATCGCATCAACAGTAGCGGGTATTACGCTTACGTTCTCCGACTGGGCGTTCTACCTGCTACTACCCGCTTTATGCCTGCTGCTAATCACGCCTTTCATCCTTTATAAGGTGATCTCTCCGGAAACAAAAGAGACACCGGAAGCGCCTGAGTTTGCTAAAGGTGAGCTGAAGAAGATGGGGGCAATGAGCCGCAGCGAGTGGAAGCTTGTGGGTGTATTTGTCGGCCTGATTGTCATGTGGGTTGGTGGTAAAACATTGGGTCTGCACTCTACAACTTCAGCATTTGTTGGCTTGTCTGCACTGCTTCTGATGGGCGTACTTTCCTGGAACGACATTAAGTCTGAAAAAGGTGCATGGGACACATTAATCTGGTTCGCCGTATTGATGGGTATGGCGAGTAAACTGAAAACGCTGGGCTTTACCGGCTGGGTCGGCAACATTGTTTCTGACACGCTGGCGCACGGAATGGGTGATGCAAGTGCCACTATGTTCCTTGTAGCGATGATGGGCTTCTATCTGTTCACTGCTTACTTCTTTGCTTCAGGTACTGCGAAAGTGGTTGCTCTTGGTCCTGTAATCATAGGCGCGTTGATGGGACTGGGTGTATCTCCTCTGGTTTCGGTACTGGCGGTAGCAGGTATCACTAACCTTGGTTGTAACCTGAGTACGTATAGCCACGCACGTAACCCGCTTTTGATTGGTTATGGTTACCACTCAGACAGCGAATGGATGAAGACCGGATTGGTCATCTCTATCAGTGGCGCCCTCATCTTTATGACTGTCGGCCTGATCTGGTGGAGTGTACTGGGCCTAATCTAA
- a CDS encoding L-cysteine desulfidase family protein: MKTDLWTPLTDQIRKDVAPALGCTEPVSVALAASIANQQLTGQIKNISVLVSPNLMKNGMGVGVPGTGMVGLPIAAAVGALAGEPDAELEVLKNITSSDVEQAKQLLDSDNVVIGVADVSNVIYTKVTIHSDSGYAAVTIADSHTHVIAIEKDGMSLFIADQKTNGMTSENDSAQNPFHNAKARDVYDYALNAPLEQIEFIEQAYHLNNDLSVEGLAGDYGLQIGATFKRNIERGLLSEGLLTNILSRTSAASDARMDGAMKPAMSNSGSGNQGIAATMPVVVVAEHVKADRETMIRALMMSHAMAIYIKGHQNKLSALCGATTASMGAVAGMTWLLGGDFKKVSHSICSMIGDIAGIICDGAKTSCAMKVSSSAGAAFKAALMALDNIRVTGNEGIVSDDVDTSIRNLSALANGSMTQTDVQILDIMVSK, translated from the coding sequence ATGAAAACCGATCTATGGACTCCACTAACTGACCAAATCCGAAAGGACGTAGCTCCGGCACTAGGCTGTACTGAGCCTGTATCCGTTGCCCTCGCTGCTTCTATCGCTAATCAACAGCTTACAGGTCAAATAAAAAACATCTCTGTTTTGGTATCACCTAATCTTATGAAAAACGGCATGGGGGTCGGCGTTCCCGGTACGGGAATGGTAGGACTGCCAATTGCTGCAGCTGTTGGTGCATTAGCGGGAGAACCGGACGCGGAACTGGAAGTACTAAAAAACATAACGTCATCAGATGTAGAACAAGCTAAGCAGCTACTCGATTCAGACAACGTTGTGATAGGTGTTGCTGATGTGAGCAATGTTATCTATACAAAAGTTACCATACATAGCGATAGCGGCTACGCTGCGGTGACGATTGCCGATTCGCATACCCATGTGATCGCCATTGAAAAAGACGGAATGTCACTCTTTATTGCCGATCAAAAAACCAATGGTATGACATCAGAGAATGACTCCGCTCAAAACCCTTTCCATAACGCGAAAGCTCGCGACGTTTACGACTATGCGTTAAATGCACCGCTAGAGCAGATCGAGTTTATTGAACAGGCATATCACCTGAATAATGACTTATCCGTAGAGGGCTTGGCTGGTGATTATGGTTTACAAATTGGTGCAACTTTTAAGCGCAATATAGAAAGAGGTTTGTTATCTGAAGGCTTACTTACCAATATTCTCTCCCGTACATCCGCTGCATCTGATGCGCGTATGGATGGTGCAATGAAGCCAGCTATGAGTAACTCTGGATCTGGCAATCAGGGTATCGCTGCCACTATGCCCGTAGTGGTTGTCGCCGAGCATGTTAAAGCAGACAGGGAGACCATGATTCGTGCTTTGATGATGTCACACGCAATGGCCATTTATATTAAGGGTCATCAGAATAAATTGTCTGCTCTTTGCGGCGCGACAACCGCTTCTATGGGTGCAGTAGCCGGTATGACCTGGCTGCTGGGCGGAGATTTCAAAAAAGTAAGCCATTCTATTTGCAGTATGATCGGTGATATCGCAGGTATTATCTGCGACGGTGCTAAGACCAGCTGTGCCATGAAAGTCTCTTCTTCTGCAGGCGCAGCATTCAAGGCAGCTTTGATGGCTCTGGACAATATCAGAGTAACAGGAAACGAGGGCATTGTTTCTGACGATGTTGACACTTCTATCCGTAATCTCTCTGCGCTTGCTAACGGCTCGATGACTCAGACAGATGTTCAGATACTGGATATTATGGTCAGTAAGTAA
- a CDS encoding succinate dehydrogenase/fumarate reductase iron-sulfur subunit, translating to MPANRIQKIDILRYDPAKDAEPYKQTFEVPFDDTMSLLDALGYIKDHLDKDLTYRWSCRMAICGSCGMMVNNYPKLACKTFLRDYPDGMLIEPLANFPIEKDLIVDMTPFIERLEALKPYILGNDRKPEDGPNQQTPEQLAKYKQFAACINCGLCYAACPQFGLNPEFLGPAAITLAHRYNLDSRDNGKDERMELLNGENGVWGCTFVGFCSEVCPKNVDPAAAVNQGKIESSKDFMIAMLTPQE from the coding sequence ATGCCAGCGAACCGAATTCAGAAAATCGACATTCTGCGTTACGACCCGGCCAAAGATGCCGAGCCGTACAAACAGACTTTTGAGGTGCCGTTTGATGACACCATGTCTCTGTTAGATGCGTTAGGTTACATCAAAGACCATCTGGATAAAGACCTGACTTACCGCTGGTCTTGCCGTATGGCTATCTGTGGCTCGTGCGGCATGATGGTAAACAACTATCCGAAGCTGGCCTGTAAGACTTTCCTTCGTGACTACCCGGACGGCATGCTGATTGAGCCGCTGGCCAACTTCCCGATTGAGAAAGACCTGATTGTGGACATGACGCCGTTTATTGAACGTCTGGAAGCACTTAAGCCTTACATCCTTGGCAACGACCGTAAACCAGAAGACGGACCGAACCAGCAGACGCCTGAGCAGCTTGCCAAGTACAAGCAGTTTGCCGCCTGCATCAACTGTGGTTTGTGCTACGCCGCCTGTCCTCAGTTTGGCCTGAATCCGGAATTCTTAGGGCCTGCGGCCATCACCTTAGCGCATCGCTACAATCTGGACAGCCGTGATAACGGGAAAGATGAGCGTATGGAGCTGCTGAACGGTGAAAACGGCGTATGGGGTTGTACCTTCGTTGGCTTTTGCTCAGAAGTGTGTCCGAAGAACGTAGACCCGGCTGCCGCTGTCAATCAGGGCAAAATCGAATCGTCGAAAGACTTTATGATAGCCATGCTAACCCCACAGGAGTAG
- the frdA gene encoding fumarate reductase (quinol) flavoprotein subunit, whose amino-acid sequence MKTITTDIAVIGAGGAGLRTAIAAAEANPELEVALISKVYPMRSHTVAAEGGSAAVIKEEDSLDNHFNDTVGGGDWLCEQNVVEYFVENATREMIQMEQWGCPWSRKENGDVNVRRFGGMKVERTWFAADKTGFHMLHTLFQTSIKYEQIKRFDEYFVVDLLVDEGEVQGLVAIHMSEGELVTIKAKSVVLATGGAGRVYNTNTNGGIVTGDGMAMAYRHGVALRDMEFVQYHPTGLPGTGILMTEGCRGEGGIIVNKDGYRYLQDYGMGPETPVGQPKNKYMELGPRDKVSQAFWHEQQKGNTIKHPLGDVVHLDLTHLGEEYLQERLPFICELAKAYVNVDPAKEPIPIRPTVHYTMGGIETDPNCETTIKGLFAVGECASSGLHGANRLGSNSLAEFVVFGRVAGEHAVKRAQEFKGWNDESIATQVEAVEARIQSLMNQQGDENWATIRTEMGATMESGCGIYRREDLLEETIAKLTELKARYKNISIKDKGKVFNTDLLYAIEVGYGLEVAEAMAHSAILRRESRGAHQRLDEGCTERDDVNYLKHSQAFFRQDASPVIDYSDVTITKSQPKARLYGAAAEEAAAKEKEEEQKAAQAKAEQEKAKQARKEQTTEEQV is encoded by the coding sequence GTGAAAACCATAACCACAGATATCGCAGTCATCGGTGCCGGTGGTGCCGGTCTACGGACTGCAATCGCCGCGGCAGAAGCCAACCCTGAGTTGGAAGTTGCCCTGATTTCCAAAGTCTACCCGATGCGCTCCCACACCGTGGCCGCTGAAGGCGGGTCGGCGGCGGTCATCAAAGAAGAAGACAGTCTGGATAACCACTTTAACGACACCGTTGGTGGCGGCGACTGGCTGTGTGAGCAGAACGTCGTGGAGTATTTCGTTGAAAATGCCACCCGCGAAATGATTCAGATGGAGCAGTGGGGCTGCCCGTGGAGCCGTAAAGAGAACGGCGATGTGAACGTACGTCGTTTCGGCGGTATGAAGGTGGAGCGTACCTGGTTTGCTGCCGATAAGACCGGCTTTCATATGCTGCATACTTTGTTCCAGACATCCATCAAATATGAGCAAATCAAACGTTTTGATGAGTACTTCGTAGTTGACCTGCTGGTGGACGAAGGCGAAGTACAGGGTCTGGTGGCCATTCATATGTCGGAAGGCGAGCTGGTGACCATCAAAGCTAAGTCTGTGGTACTGGCAACCGGTGGTGCAGGCCGTGTGTACAACACCAACACCAACGGCGGTATCGTGACCGGTGATGGTATGGCCATGGCGTATCGTCACGGCGTGGCGCTGCGTGATATGGAGTTTGTTCAGTATCACCCGACGGGCTTGCCGGGTACCGGTATTCTGATGACCGAAGGCTGCCGTGGTGAAGGCGGTATCATAGTCAACAAAGACGGCTACCGTTACCTGCAGGATTACGGCATGGGACCGGAAACCCCGGTTGGCCAGCCAAAGAACAAATACATGGAGCTGGGCCCACGAGACAAAGTGTCTCAGGCATTCTGGCATGAGCAGCAAAAAGGCAACACCATCAAACACCCATTAGGGGATGTGGTACACCTTGACCTGACTCACTTAGGTGAAGAGTACTTACAAGAGCGTTTGCCGTTTATCTGTGAGCTGGCTAAAGCCTATGTGAACGTTGACCCGGCCAAAGAGCCAATTCCAATTCGCCCGACGGTGCACTACACCATGGGGGGCATTGAGACTGACCCGAACTGCGAAACCACCATTAAAGGCCTGTTTGCCGTGGGTGAGTGTGCCTCCTCTGGTCTGCATGGGGCGAACCGTCTTGGCTCTAACTCACTGGCAGAATTTGTGGTGTTTGGCCGCGTAGCGGGTGAGCATGCCGTGAAACGCGCTCAAGAGTTTAAAGGCTGGAACGATGAGTCTATCGCTACACAAGTGGAAGCCGTCGAAGCGCGTATCCAATCGCTAATGAACCAGCAAGGTGATGAAAACTGGGCCACCATCCGCACGGAAATGGGCGCCACCATGGAATCGGGTTGTGGTATCTACCGACGTGAAGATTTGCTGGAAGAGACCATTGCCAAGCTGACGGAGCTAAAAGCCCGTTATAAAAACATCAGCATCAAAGACAAAGGCAAGGTGTTTAACACAGACCTGCTGTACGCCATTGAAGTGGGCTACGGTCTGGAAGTGGCGGAAGCCATGGCACACTCGGCTATCCTTCGCCGTGAATCCCGTGGTGCGCACCAGCGTTTAGACGAAGGCTGCACAGAGCGTGATGATGTCAACTACCTGAAACACTCACAAGCCTTCTTCCGGCAAGATGCCTCTCCTGTGATTGACTACAGCGATGTGACCATCACTAAGTCTCAGCCGAAAGCGCGTCTGTACGGTGCGGCGGCGGAAGAAGCAGCAGCGAAAGAGAAAGAAGAAGAGCAAAAAGCGGCGCAGGCGAAAGCAGAGCAAGAAAAAGCAAAGCAAGCCCGTAAGGAACAAACCACTGAGGAGCAAGTCTGA
- a CDS encoding NAD-dependent malic enzyme — MNPNNRPLYIPYAGPALLESPLLNKGGAFSKEERTTFNLEGLLPDSIETIEEQAERAYLQFSNFENDIDRHVYLRNIQDTNETLFYRLVQNHITEMMPIIYTPTVGTACESFSTIYRRARGLIISYPNRDNIDEILNNATRHNVKIIVVTDGERILGLGDQGIGGMGIPIGKLSLYTACGGISPAYTLPIVLDVGTNNPQRLSDPMYMGWRHPRISGEEYNNFVDDFIEAVKRRWPESLIQFEDFAQKNAMPLLNRYKDEVCCFNDDIQGTAAVTVGSLLAACKAAKTKLSKQTVTFLGAGSAGCGIAEAIIAQMVSEGIPEEQARGKVFMVDRWGLLTNDMPNLLDFQKKLVINRDKLIDWKTASNDISLLEVIKNAKPNILIGVSGVPGLFSEEVITEMHKHCPRPIVFPLSNPTSRVEATPEDILKWTKGIALVATGSPFDPVKINNKSVYIAQCNNSYIFPGIGLGVLACGAKRVTDEMLMESSRALAECSPLAQNGIGSLLPPLEKIREVSIHIAFEVAKKAMEQGKAAQLSDEKLMEKIQANFWTPNYRPYKRTSF; from the coding sequence ATGAATCCAAATAACCGTCCTTTGTATATTCCCTACGCCGGTCCTGCACTATTAGAATCTCCTCTGCTAAATAAAGGCGGCGCCTTCAGTAAAGAAGAGAGAACAACATTTAATCTTGAAGGCCTGCTACCCGACTCCATTGAAACCATTGAAGAGCAGGCAGAACGTGCATACCTGCAGTTCAGCAATTTTGAAAATGATATCGATCGCCATGTCTACCTGAGAAATATCCAGGATACTAACGAGACTCTGTTTTACCGTTTAGTACAGAATCATATCACTGAGATGATGCCCATCATCTACACCCCTACCGTTGGTACTGCTTGTGAAAGCTTCTCTACTATTTACCGGCGCGCCAGAGGCCTTATCATCTCTTACCCGAACAGAGACAATATCGATGAAATCCTCAACAACGCTACCCGTCATAACGTAAAAATCATTGTTGTAACCGATGGTGAGCGAATTCTTGGTCTGGGCGATCAGGGTATTGGCGGTATGGGGATTCCTATCGGTAAACTTTCACTCTATACCGCATGCGGTGGTATCAGCCCGGCGTATACGCTGCCAATCGTTCTTGATGTCGGTACCAATAATCCACAACGCCTTTCTGATCCAATGTATATGGGCTGGCGTCACCCCCGTATCAGCGGTGAAGAGTACAACAACTTTGTAGACGACTTTATTGAAGCAGTAAAACGCCGCTGGCCTGAGTCGCTGATTCAGTTTGAAGACTTCGCCCAGAAGAACGCAATGCCTCTGCTTAACCGTTATAAAGATGAAGTTTGCTGTTTCAATGATGATATTCAGGGTACAGCAGCTGTAACTGTTGGTTCGCTTCTGGCCGCCTGTAAAGCGGCCAAAACCAAACTAAGCAAACAGACAGTGACCTTTTTAGGCGCTGGTTCAGCAGGTTGTGGTATTGCCGAAGCGATCATTGCCCAGATGGTATCTGAAGGTATTCCAGAAGAGCAGGCCCGCGGTAAGGTGTTTATGGTCGACAGGTGGGGACTGCTGACCAATGACATGCCTAATTTGCTCGACTTCCAGAAGAAGTTAGTCATTAACAGAGACAAGCTTATCGACTGGAAAACTGCGTCCAATGATATCTCCCTGCTGGAAGTTATTAAGAATGCTAAGCCAAATATTCTTATTGGTGTATCCGGTGTTCCGGGGCTGTTCAGCGAAGAAGTGATCACAGAAATGCACAAGCACTGTCCGCGACCAATTGTTTTCCCGCTATCCAACCCGACCAGCCGTGTTGAAGCAACCCCTGAAGACATTCTTAAGTGGACTAAAGGCATAGCACTGGTTGCCACAGGTAGCCCGTTTGATCCTGTTAAGATCAATAACAAAAGCGTCTATATTGCTCAATGTAATAACAGCTATATCTTCCCGGGTATCGGTTTAGGTGTTCTGGCTTGCGGTGCTAAACGAGTAACTGACGAAATGCTGATGGAATCCAGCCGCGCCCTTGCTGAGTGCTCTCCTCTCGCTCAGAATGGTATTGGTTCTCTGCTTCCGCCTCTTGAAAAGATCCGTGAAGTATCCATACATATTGCCTTTGAAGTAGCGAAAAAGGCGATGGAGCAAGGTAAGGCTGCCCAGTTAAGTGACGAAAAGCTAATGGAGAAAATTCAGGCAAACTTCTGGACACCAAATTATCGTCCATATAAGCGCACCTCTTTCTAG